Proteins encoded within one genomic window of Vanrija pseudolonga chromosome 3, complete sequence:
- the HMT-2 gene encoding Homocysteine S-methyltransferase 2, with protein MTRILVLDGGMGATLEELGHDCSGPMWGSELVTSNPGVVTAAHKGFVDAGADIIETATYQMTVDSLSRAGHSSDTHAAVLGKAVELAADVSAASTSAVALSLGAYGATLPGAQEYRGFYAPPYGPKAYVEDSDENVNYSTGAEFDGHVAALAAWHLDRLRVYAAEKSWNSIKYLAFETVPLISEYKGIRLAVEQLFAELPADAARPLFWIASAFPNGHPQQDGKGGRVSVDVLVDALLEGPGARPHGIGINCTAPALLDTLVPEFTAAVAAHPAGPAPWLVIYPDGGDILDLVNRKWIRQPGQSPPEWAAKLAGIARSAEAAGDGKTWGGVIVGGCCGAMFSKITALRQALL; from the exons ATGACTCGCATTCTCGTTCTCGATGGAGGCATG GGcgcgacgctcgaggagctcggacACGACTGCTCCGGCCCGATGTGGGGTAGCGAGCTGGTCACCTCCAACCCCGGCGTTGTCACGGCTGCCCACAAGGgctttgtcgacgccggcgcggacaTTATCGAGACGGCTAC CTACCAGATGACGGTCGACTCGCTCTCAAGGGCAGGCCACTCGAGCGACACGCACGCCGCTGTGCTCGGCAAggctgtcgagctcgccgcggacgtgtccgccgcctcgacgtcagCCGTCGCGCTCAGCCTGGGCGCTTACGGCGCCACGCTGCCCGGCGCGCAGGAGTACCGCGGCTTCTATGCGCCCCCGTACGGCCCCAAGGCCTACGtcgaggacagcgacgagaACGTCAACTACTCTACCGGCGCCGAGTTTGACGGGCAtgtcgcggccctcgccgcgtggcacctcgaccgcctgcgCGTGTACGCGGCCGAAAAGTCGTGGAACTCGATCAAGTACCTTGCCTTCGAGACGGTCCCCCTCATCTCAGAGTACAAGGGCATccggctcgccgtcgagcagctgttcgccgagctgccggccgacgccgcgcgcccgctgTTCTGGATCGCGTCGGCGTTCCCCAACGGCCACCCGCAGCAGGACGGCAAGGGAGGCCGCGTGagcgtcgacgtgctcgtcgacgcgctcctcgagggccCCGGCGCACGCCCGCACGGCATCGGCATCAACTGCACCGcgcccgcgctgctcgacacgctcgtgCCCGAGTTTaccgcggccgtcgcggcgcacccTGCCGGCCCGGCACCGTGGCTCGTAATCTaccccgacggcggcgacattCTCGACCTGGTCAACCGCAAGTGGATCCGCCAGCCCGGCCAGTCGCCGCCCGAGTgggccgccaagctcgccggcatcgcgcgctccgccgaggcggcgggcgacggcaagACGTGGGGCGGCGTCATTGTCGGCGGGTGCTGCGGCGCCATGTTCTCCAAGATCACGGCGCTGCGCCAGGCCTTGCTTTAG
- the priA_5 gene encoding Protein priA codes for MRGVLVFLAAVLTAANVALAQSSTFVGCYLLSVGLSFTFSSNQPSPAACRTYCFGQNNLYAFYSSQPAPIVQSTCYCSALQITSLGLSPTTGSQTACSGLSTYAMYDLRTTFVNAGCSNGGTVTLNPADSGAPTTSSGSLQSCFSFCANYLYTLATPGTLLTGLLGIWSCRCLNNPPTMTQGTTCTAGDPYLYSHPLSATGQARRRLIQDKRNHQQLMAANPYCPPGSAACNVSPDPANGYECINVYTELESCGGCRYGHYGINGTGTIGVDCTTVPGVDRHAVGCFRGECTAVRCRKGYTLENGACIRTLSLEA; via the exons ATGAGGGGTGTtctcgtcttcctcgccgcggtcctcaccgccgccaacgtcgcTCTCGCACAGAGTTCGACCTTTGTTGGCTGCTACCTCCTCTCAGTCGGCCTCTCATTCACCTTCTCGTCCAACCAGCCGAGCCCGGCAGCCTGCCGT ACGTACTGCTTCGGCCAGAACAACCTCTACGCCTTCTACTCGTCGCAGCCCGCCCCCATTGTTCAGTCGACCTGCTACTGCTCGGCCCTTCAGATCACCTCTCTCGGTCTTAGCCCTACGACTGGTTCCCAGACGGCCTGCAGTGGACTTTCTACCTACGCC ATGTACGACCTTAGGACTACTTTCGTCAACGCCGGCTGCTCGAACGGCGGCACCGTGACCCTCAACCCGGCCGACTCTGGTGCtcccaccacctcgtcgggaAGTCTGCAGTCATGCTTCTCGTTCTGTGCCAACTACCTCTACACTCTCGCCACCCCCGGCACTCTTCTcaccggcctcctcggcattTGGAGCTGCCGGTGCCTCAACAACCCACCGACCATGACCCAGGGAACTACGTGCACTGCAGGCGACCCATACCTCTACAGCCACCCCCTGTCTGCCAccggccaagctcgtcgtcgtctgatCCAGGACAAGAGGAACCACCAGCAGCTCATGGCCGCCAACCCCTACTGCCCTCCTGGTAGCGCCGCCTGCAACGTCTcgcccgaccccgccaacgGCTACGAGTGCATCAACGTTtacaccgagctcgagtcgtgcGGCGGCTGCAGGTACGGTCACTACGGTATCAACGGAACCGGCACTATCGGAGTCGA CTGCACCACCGTTCCTGGTGTCGACCGCCACGCCGTGGGATGCTTCCGCGGCGAGTGCACCGCTGTCCGCTGCCGCAAAGGCTACACGCTGGAGAACGGCGCGTGCATCCGCACTCTGTCGCTTGAGGCATAA
- the ysnE gene encoding putative N-acetyltransferase YsnE — MTLDPAPSHASSPAPSGGPTIRPDDLTDPRVLALISEHLADMHSVTEDPANVHALDVSALRGDKVAFYTAWEGDETLLGMVAISSIDARNGEIKSLRTTTAARGKGVGRALVRFLDTAARERGIATLWLETGVEPEFLPARKLYLSEGYVECPAFGKYQDGVGSVFMKREVA, encoded by the coding sequence atgacgctcgaccccgcccccTCGCACGCCTCCTCCCCGGCCCCTTCGGGCGGGCCCACGATCCGGCCGGACGACCTGACCGACCCCCGCGTGCTGGCCTTGATCAGCGAGCACCTGGCCGACATGCACAGCGTGACCGAGGACCCTGCGAACGTGCATGCGCTCGACGTGAGCGCGCTGCGGGGGGACAAGGTGGCCTTCTACACGGCATgggagggcgacgagactCTGCTCGGCATGGTTGCCATCAGTTCTATCGACGCGCGGAACGGCGAGATCAAGAGCTTgcgcacgacgaccgccgcgcgcggcaagggcgtcggccgcgcgcttgTCCGCTTCCTTGAcaccgcggcgcgcgagcgcggcatcgCCACGCTCTGGCTCGAGACgggcgtcgagcccgagttCCTGCCCGCGCGCAAGCTTTACCTCTCGGAAGGGTACGTCGAGTGCCCTGCGTTCGGCAAGTACCAGGACGGCGTGGGCAGCGTGTTCATGAAGCGCGAGGTGGCTTAG
- the GSH2 gene encoding Glutathione synthetase, producing the protein MSLPAWPPKTSDAQLAALLNEASTYALAHGFTLLPPHPASGAPPAPTHAIAAPLSLFPTPFPRAEYTRARSIQRLYNALYARIALDWAFLDGIFEEVAKVDEFQAELWTRWKAVRDELQRVQKPLQLGIFRSDYLLHASGNESAIKQVEFNTIASSFGALSQKAGELHRYLAASGSFFDAAPQLADATAYPDNKSLVNIAAGLADAWKAYGNPKAIVLVVTQDGERNIFDQRALQYELQATHGIKSIRHTFAELDVLAKHGGDKQTLLIPNPLTPNEAPAEVAVIYYRAAYTPNDYTTGKEWDTRVFLERSAAIKCPSLALQLAGAKKVQQILAEPGQLEEFLLNPARPDTGFGAGAGTLKQADIDALRETFTGLWPLDDSPLGKEAQQLAKSHPERFVLKPQREGGGNNIYRGDIPPYLAKLDAESRPGEAPKREGYILMELITPPEDVHNWLVRGGEGKPRLADVVSELGVYGVSLFGDGKTVVNKEAGTLLRTKGRESDEGGVAIGISSIDSPLLV; encoded by the exons atgtcgctCCCAGCCTGGCCACCCAAGACGagcgacgcgcagctcgccgcgctaCTCAACGAAGCATCCACCTAcgccctcgcgcacggcTTCACGCTCCTCCCCCCGCAcccggcgagcggcgcgccgcccgcgccgacccacgccatcgccgcgccgctgtcgctcTTCCCCACCCCGTTCCCGCGGGCAGAgtacacgcgcgcgcgctccatcCAGCGCCTGTACAATGCGCTCTacgcgcgcatcgcgctcGACTGGGCGTTCTTGGACGGCATCTTTGAGGAggtcgccaaggtcgacgagttCCAGGCCGAGCTTTGGACAAGGTGGAAGGCCGTCCGGGACGAGCTGCAGCGTGTGCAG AAGCCTCTCCAGCTCGGTATCTTCCGCTCTGACTATCTCCTCCATGCCAGCGGGAACGAGAGCGCGATCAAGCAGGTCGAGTTCAACACCATCGCATCGTCCTTCGGCGCCCTGTCGCAGAAGGCTGGAGAGCTGCACCGCTACCTCGCTGCGTCTGGATCGTTCTTCGACGCTGCGCCCCAGCTTGCCGACGCGACTGCGTACCCCGACAACAAGAGTCTGGTGAACATTGCCGCTGGTCTCGCGGACGCGTGGAAGGCGTACGGTAACCCCAAGGCgattgtcctcgtcgtcacccaggacggcgagcgcaaCATCTTTGACCAGCGTGCGCTGCAGTACGAGCTGCAGGCGACCCACGGGATCAAGTCGATCCGCCACACgttcgccgagctcgacgtgctcgccaagCACGGCGGTGACAAGCAGACCCTCCTCATCCCCAACCCGCTCACGCCCAACGAGgcgcccgccgaggtcgctgtCATCTACTACCGCGCCGCGTACACGCCCAACGACTACACGACCGGCAAGGAGTGGGACACGCGTGTGTTCCTCGAGCGGTCGGCCGCGATCAAGTGTCCCTCGCTTGCCCTGCAGCTTGCCGGAGCGAAGAAGGTGCAGCAGATCCTCGCGGAACCAGGACAACTCGAGGAGTTCTTGTTGaaccccgcccgccccgacACAGGGTTCGGTGCTGGTGCGGGGACGCTCAAGCAGGCCGACATCGACGCGCTTCGCGAGACTTTCACTGGGTTGTGGCCGCTTGACGACTCGCCGCTGGGCAAGgaggcgcagcagctggccaAGTCGCACCCCGAGCGCTTCGTGCTCAAGCCGCAGCGCGAGGGTGGCGGTAACAACATCTACCGTGGTGACATCCCCCCAtacctcgccaagctggaCGCCGAGAGCCGGCCAGGAGAGGCACCCAAGCGCGAGGGGTACATCCTCATGGAGCTGATCACGCCGCCCGAGGACGTGCACAACTGGCTCGttcgcggcggcgagggcaagccGCGTCTCGCTGATGTCGTGTCCGAGCTGGGCGTATACGGCGTCTCGCTCttcggcgacggcaagacggTGGTCAACAAGGAGGCCGGCACGCTGCTAAGGACCAAGGGTCGtgagagcgacgagggcggtgTGGCAATTG GAATCAGTTCGATcgactcgccgctgctggtgtAA
- the mnd1 gene encoding Meiotic nuclear division protein 1 yields MSKRGLSREEKKTKSGYHSRAEFYTLKELEKIAPIQQTVKEILDELVSDNLVIFDKIGTSNYYWSFPSAAGAAKQAQLDKAAVESEALKTKIKETKGALKAAEKGREDTPERRKLLASLAEVQATSASLKVELAAFGAADPIMYERKKKAIEVAKAASVRWTDNVSLIVSYLRLASGESESDLRAQLGVPDNWDDLDISK; encoded by the exons aTGTCCAAGCGAGGCCTCAGccgcgaggagaagaagaccAAGAGTGGGTATCACTCCCGT gccGAGTTCTACAccctcaaggagctcgagaagaTTGCGCCGA tCCAACAGACAGTCAAGgagatcctcgacgagctcgtctcTGACAACCTCGTCATCTTCGACAAGAT CGGCACTAGCAACT ACTACTGGTCCTTCCCCAGCGCGGCTGGCGCAGCC AAACAAgcgcagctcgacaaggctGCCGTCGAGtccgaggcgctcaagaccAAGATCAAGGAGACCAAAGgtgcgctcaaggccgccgagaaggGGCGCGAGGACACT CCGGAACGccgcaagctcctcgcctcgctcgcagAAGTGCaggccacctcggcctcgctcaaggtcgagctcgctgcgttcggcgccgccgaccccaTCATGTACGagcgcaagaagaaggccatcGAGGTAGCTAAGGCTGCCTCGGTGCGCTGGactg ACAATGTGTCGCTCATCGTGTCCTACCTCCGCTTGGCcagcggcgagagcgagtCTGACCTTCGTGCTCAGCTCGGTGTTC CCGACAACTgggacgacctcgacatcAGCAAGTGA
- the SPBC4B4.04 gene encoding Eukaryotic translation initiation factor 2A, which yields MASAQYAFRAQKVTGIADSPSWAVTGRVPADAAATRAFAYSPDGQWFAYASAETVELLSAADEPTSAPRTIAQANVVAVSFSPKSSWLFTYERPVKSDTDVHKNVKAWDIATGENVGGWYWKTGDDWVPTITADEAHLLRPTASDLLVFTPPLAPRPVTRLKGDGQIKNVFLSAPTSLPEGATSSKPIRPYQEPAVAVWVGEKKGAPASVALYPLSSLLGKAQAANGEVEQTENRDFPMTLSRKAFYKADKLNVKWNNAGTMALFLTHTDVDNTGKSYYGETNLYLVGLDGKFDGLVDLDKEGPIYDFNWNPNSREFTVCYGYMPARTQTYDLKAKPTHLWGNNPRNFVLYQPQGRLLLSAGFGNLAGGIDIWEVSTRKKIAEFTASNSSHCEWSPCGRYILTATLSPRLRVDNGVKIWWAGGQLLHIHPQDDLYQASFRPGKVEDTPTFPAVVPKAPEANPSVAQFKSDKEENGVAAKPMGAYRPPGARGNAASDAYLRRDDDSAPSSGASTPMFKGGKPAQRYIPGGGVPGAPPGAAADKGEKKKRTRSKNKKGQDAAAEDVPAAAIAKLEVTAEAAAGDDDANTKKIRNLTKKLKAIDDLKARVAKGEVLEKTQLQKIETEASVRSEIQSLGGDA from the exons ATGGCTTCTGCTCAGTACGCCT TCCGCGCGCAAAAAGTTACCGGCATCGCCGACAGCCCAAGCTGGGCCGTGACCGGCCGCGTCCCTGC tgacgcggccgcgaccaGGGCATTCGCCTACTCGCCCGACGGCCAGTGGTTCGCCTACGCCTCGGCCGAGAC cgtcgagctcctGTCCGCAGCTGACgagccgacctcggcacctCGCACCATCGCGCAGGCCAACGTCGTGGCCGTCAGCTTCTCGCCCAAGTCGAGCTGGCTGTTCACGTACGAGCGGCCCGTTAAGAGCGACACGGACGTGCACAAGAACGTCAAGGCATGGGACATTGCCACGGGAGAGAACGTCGGCGGGTGGTACTGGAAGACGGGCGACGACTG GGTTCCGACCatcaccgccgacgaggcccaCCTCCTTCGCCCAACCGCGTCCGACCTGCTCGTCTTCACCCCGCCGcttgcgccgcgccccgTGACCCGCCTCAAGGGTGACGGCCAGATCAAGAACGTGTTCCTCTCGGCCCCGACGTCCCTGCCCGAGGGTGCCACGAGCAGCAAGCCGATCAGGCCGTACCAGGAGCCTGCGGTTGCCGTCTGGgtcggcgagaagaagggcgcGCCTGCCAGCGTCGCCCTCTACCCCCTCTCatcgctcctcggcaaggctcaggccgccaacggcgaggtcgagcagacTGAGAACCGTGACTTCCCGATGACCCTGTCGAGGAAGGCATTCTACAAGGCGGACAAGCTCAACGTCAAGTGGAACAATGCCGGTACTATG GCCCTGTTCCTCACCCacaccgacgtcgacaacacTGGCAAGTCGTACTACGGCGAGACGAACCTCTACCTCGTTGGCCTGGACGGCAAGTTTGACGGccttgtcgacctcgacaaggaggGCCCCATCTACGACTTTAACTGGAACCCCAACTCGCGCGAGTTCACCGTGTGCTACGGCT ACATGCCCGCCAGGACGCAGACCTacgacctcaaggccaagcctACCCACCTTTGGGGTAACAACCCGCGCAACTTTGTCCTCTACCAGCCCCAGGGCCGCCTCCTGCTCTCGGCAGGTTTCGGTAACCTTGCTGGCGGTATCGACATCTGGGAGGTTAGCACAAGGAAAAAGATTGCCGAGTTTACCGCGTCCAACTCGTCGCACTGCGAGTGGTCGCCATGCGGTCGCTACATCCTCACTGCTACCCTGTCTCCTCGTCTTCGTGTCGACAACGGTGTCAAGATCTGGTGGGCCGGTGGCCAGCTCCTGCACATCCACCCCCAGGACGACCTCTACCAGGCCAGCTTCCGCcccggcaaggtcgaggacaCGCCGACCTTCCCGGCCGTTGTGCCCAAGGCTCCCGAGGCGAACCCCAGTGTTGCGCAGTTCAAGTcggacaaggaggagaaCGGTG TCGCTGCCAAGCCCATGGGTGCCTACCGCCCTCCTGGAGCTCGCGGAAACGCCGCCTCGGACGCGTACCtccgtcgcgacgacgactctgCTCCCTCGTCTGGCGCCTCAACGCCAATGTTcaagggcggcaagcccgCCCAGCGTTACATTCCCGGCGGTGGTGTTCCCGGTGCTCCTCCTGGagcggccgccgacaagggcgagaagaagaagcgcaccAGGAGCAAGAACAAGAAGGGCCAggacgctgctgccgaggacgTGCCTGCTGCGGCTattgccaagctcgaggtgactgccgaggcggctgctggtgacgacgacgccaacaCCAAGAAGATCCGCAACCTCACCAAGAAG ctCAAGGCTATTGACGACCTCAAGGCCCGTGtggccaagggcgaggtcctcgagaAGACGCAGCTTCAGAAGATTGAGACCGAGGCCAGCGTGCGGTCCGAGATTcagtcgctcggcggcgatgctTAG